GGGAAGCGAATACAGTTAAAAACGAGATTCGACCAATAGACATATCACGGGACTCCGATTCCGCTGGCACGCAAACTTTACAGAATAGACAAACAACAGTATCGGGATTTTAGTAGAAAACCCGTAACTTGGTCACCCTCAATTTTTCGGTTTCCTGGTAAACCCGCCTGTAATGCACCAAAGGGACGATCTAATTTAACAGCAGCCCCGCATAACCGACGACGCGGGAGCGATCGCCCGTGATATCCCCAGATGTGGCATAGCCAACTTGCTCTACACGACTCAGTTTACCCATTTTTTGGAGTGTTTTCATCACAATGACGGCTGGCAGGACGCCACACATCGAAATATGGTGCTCCTGGACTGTTTCCAGCAATCCATCCGGATCCATGTTACGCATTTTCTCCAGCGCCAGTTCATCTAGACGACGATTTTCCTCATCGGTGGCAAAATGATTCATGTCACTGGAAATCAGCAACAATGGGGGTTCTTCTAATCCCTGAATGACACGGGCCAGTCCCTCGGCAAATTCTTCACAGCGTTTCAGATTACCACCACCGATGGCGATTCCCACGACTTGTGCATGGGGGGCCAGCCGTTTGATCAAAGGGAGCTCGACTTCAATGGCATGTTCACGCCGATGGGCGGCGGCATCCCGTTCCAGCCCCGGTATCTGCTCCGACAGTGTTTTGGCCAGTTCACCATTCGATTCCAGTTCGCCATTCGGTAACTGCCAGACTCGATGCGGGGCGACGGCCCACTCGACTCCATCGCGCGTATGCTTTGGGCCGATTACAATTATCGTGGACGGGAACTCAATTCGTTTCAGCACCTCAGCGGCGATTTTACCGGAATACATCCAACCGGCATGCGGGACCATCGCGGCAGCCCAGCGTTCGGGTGTGCCCGGTTCATGGAACAGGTCATCTAATAGTCCTTCGAGTGTGCCCGAATCGGCGGGATAAAATGTGCCGGCGACTCCGGCTGGCCTGATTGCCGGCCCCAGTTCTGCGCGGGGACGATTCACGATCTGGAATTGAGCTGCCGCCGTCTGAACTGCCAGACTGAAGACCTGTGCCGACTCGGGTTGTATGATCCCCACGGCCTGTTGTGCCTGGTCGATTAAGTGGGCAGCTTCCTGTTCGCTCTCAAAGAACCAGCCTGTCTTCTGGCCTTCAATCAGTAACAGGCTGCGATTTTGTGAATCGAAGTCTGTCAGATCCACACCTTCCACAGTGCCGTGCATTGCAGGATCAGAGGCCAGCACCAGTTTGACCTGAAATTCTCCCGGACGCAGATTCAGTCGTGAGATGTTCTGTACCAGTTGCTGACAGAGTGAGAACACTGTTGACTGCATTGGAAACGATTGTTTCAACGTCCATTTTGAGATCGCCAGTTCTTCGTCGGTATCTGTTTTCATCAGCAGTAACGCCACGCCCTGAATGTTGGCATCAGAAACGTGAGGGCAGTAATACTGGGGAACCTGGCCGCTCATTAATGCTTCAATGGTTGATTGCACGTACTGCAGATATTGTGCAAATTCACGTTGTCCTAATATTTGCTGGCTGGAAGGCTTAACTGGTTTCGTCGTCATATCTGCTAATTTGGCGGAACAGGAAATACCCTGATAACGTAACAGAGTGGTTCCCGGATCTTTCCAGGCAGTCGGGGGCAGCCCTGCTTTGATGCAAGTCTGATTCAGAAACTCTTCCGCGTTCCAGCCATGATCAAGGGGAACGCCGGGCAGCAGTAAGCCGCTTCGACCGTCGGCTCGAATCTGCAAACCGTGCAGGCCGACCGTAACGGCATTGACACGATCGGTGCCCTGTTCTTCGACCACTTCCAGCTCAGAGAGCAGCCAGACTTCCAGATCGAGCTGTGTTAATTCACTGGAGGAAATCGGAGGAAACCGGGGATCGTCTTTGGCCGCTCGAACCGCTGCCTGATGCAGGGCCTGTCCCAGAGGCAAAGGTTGTCCGAAGTTCCCACAGCAGGAACGGAGTTGTCCCTGGCGTTTCAAGCTGACAAATGCCCCGTTGACGACCATCTCTTCCAGCTCATCGAGCCTCAAGTCTTCGGGCTGGGTCTGTGTTGCCGTACCCACGACAACAGCAGCCGCTTTCTGTAACAGTTTCTGTTCATGCTCACTGGTGAGTTCGATATCTCGCGGTGTCTTATCAGCCTGCATCGGTGAAGAACCTTTCTGTGGTTCGGCTTGTTGAGAGTGAGTGTCGGGAAGTTGTTTCAGCATCGCCTGGATATCAACGGGCAGTCTTTTTTGGCCCCAGGTGCCAGGCTCGTCATTAAAGTGACCTGCGATCTTGGTGCCACAATAACGACATTGATTCTGGTTCAACGCATATTTGCCCAATTGATACCAGTTTCGTTCAATCAGTGTCTGCTGGCATCCGGGGCAATAAGTGCTCTGTCGCGCGGCATCGTTGACGTTCCCTGTATAAACATATTTGAGCCCCGTGTTCAGCGCAATCTCGCGTGCACGGATCAATGTTTCGGGGGGAGTGGCGCCATGATCCAGCATTCGAAAGTCCGGATGGAAAGCGGAGAAGTGCAGCGGCACTTCGTCGCCGACGTTGTCCAGAATCCAGTCGCACATCTGCTGAAATTCACTGCTGTCGTCATTGGCTTGCGGAATCACGAGATTTGTGATTTCAAACCAGACGTCGGTTTCCTGTTTTAACCAGCGCAAGGTATCCAGGACCGGTTGCAGATGCGACAAAGTCACGCGGTAATAAAACTCTTCCGTGAACGCTTTCAAATCGATATTGGCAGCGTCGATATGTTCAAAAAAATCAGCCCGTGCGGATTCGGTAATGTAACCGGCGGTAACAGCGACGGTTTTCACGCCCCGCGCGTGGCAGGCTTTCGATGTTTCGATAGCGTATTCCGACCAGATAATCGGATCGTTATAAGTAAAGGCGACGCTCTGGCAGCCTAACTCCGCAGCAACCTCGGCAATTTCTTCAGGCAGAGCCCGCGCACTGAGCCGCTCGATCTCCCGTGATTTGGAAATGTCCCAGTTCTGACAGAACTTGCAGCCCAGATTGCAACCGGCTGTTCCAAAAGAGAGCACGCTGGAACCCGGATAAAAATGGTTCAACGGTTTTTTTTCGATGGGATCGACACAGAATCCGGTGCTGCGGCCGTAGGTGGTCAAAGCCATCTTGCCACCAATGTTCTGCCGCACGAAGCAAAAACCCCGGTCATTTTCTGAAAGAGCACAGGCGCGCGGACATAAGTCGCAGACGATTTTTTCACCATCTCGGTGCCACCACCGACCCGGGTAGAGCCCTTGTTCAATGTCGGCTGACTGGTCTGGCGTGAGAATAGGGAGCGTTTTTTTTGTCATAGCAGTTGTGGATTAAGAAACGGCGTTGGGAAAGGAAGGGAGCCCTGTCCTTTTAGAATAATTCATTCCGAAGGGCAGGGCCAACAGTATGTTGAAATTTCTGACCGGGAACGCGAATAGAATCTCCGTCATCCCCCAGTCGGCAGGAACCTTGCATAAATTTCTTGAACAGCCTGCTGCACCTGTTGTTGTGCTTTTTGGCTGTTGTCGGGTATCATCAGAGCCCGTAAATCGACTCTTTGATGACCCTATCTATTATACGAAACTGTCCCGCTAATGTTTGCAGATTATTTTTGGTTTTTTGTGGCAGTGACCTCTTATTTCGCCGGTTCGGTCCCATTTGGGCTGCTGACGGCAAAAATAGTGGCGGGAACCGATATCCGCAAAGTGGGCAGCGGCAATATCGGTGCCACGAATGTGGCGCGGACACTTGGGGCGAAATGGGGGATTCTGGTTCTGTTGCTGGATGCGTTAAAGGGGTTATTGCCCGTCTTATTTATTCCGGCATTGTTCGTGAGCCCTGATTCTCCTGATTTTGACCATGCTCGGGTATTGAGCGGCGTTGCCACGATTCTCGGTCATATGTTCCCGATCTGGCTCGGTTTCCGGGGAGGCAAAGGGGTTGCTACCAGTCTGGGCGTCATTCTGGTGCTGGGCCCCTGGTCCACGTTAATTGCCGTTGGCGCTTTCGCTTTGACGTTTCTGGTCACGCGAATTGTTGCCCTCAGTTCGATTCTCGCAGCATTTGCATTTGGTGTGGCTCAGTTTGTGCAACTGGGAACGTCTGCCTTTTCGCAGCAGAAATGGAGTCTCGCTGTTTTCAGTATCGCTGTTCCGCTCTTAATTATCGTGCGGCACTGGAGCAACGTGGGCCGGATTCTGCGAGGAGAAGAAAAGAAATTTCAGTTTGGCGGCCGCGATAAGGCGGCAGAGAGCCCTTCAGAAATCAAACAGGACGAAGAAGCGTAATTGATTTCTGGAATAATCCAGCCAGCAGGATAAGATCGTCCTGATCAAATCACTGGCTCTGATTTTTTCTTACGCGATTCCTGTTTCTTACAGGAAAAATAACGTCAACTAAGATTCCACTCGAATATTGTTAGTCAGGGCATACTGATCGATTTCACTTAAGGCAGCATGTGTTGCCAGTTGTTTGTGGTAAAAAGAATCAGTGCGTCCCGAGAGCACAACAATCTCTCCCAGAATGTCTACTTTCAACGACTGAACCTGACTACCAGTACGAAATGTAATCGTCTGCTCAATCTTCTCTGAAAGTTTCCTGGCTTTCTGTGAATACGTTTCAACAGTCATAAGCAATCCTCCTTGAAATAAGTCAATGTTCCGACAGACAATCACTTGTGTTCCAGCCAGCGGCGAGATCGATGCTGTCGCAGGACTCAAGGCGGGTAACTCTGAAGCAGTAACTCTTGATCGGCAAGCGGCTAACACGGTTCCACCGGGAGCGGAACACAAATCCATTTTCTGTTATTGTAAATCCTCAGTGGGAGAACTCGATAAAATCGATTTCTGAACTCAATCAAAACTGACTTAAGGTTCCTGTCGCTTAAGCACGTACGTTTTATAACTCCGACTGATTCTTAATGATGTAAATTTATCGACCTGCGCAGCATTCGTCAAATAAAAATCTCAACGAATGTTTTGATTCGCAGGAAATACCTCGTTCTGGAAGCAGGTTTTTATTTCCCGTCTGCTTTTGAGTTCCAGATCCAGACCAGTGCGTCTGGCAGAACCGCTTTGCCGTGGCGACTGCTGTGCATGCCGTGGCCGGTCACGAACCAGAAGTCATAACCGCTGTAAGCCAGGGCGGCTGCCATGCGTTCGTTGTTCAGGAACCAGTTCCCCAGTTTGTTATCCAAGTCATTATCGCCATCCTGCAGGAAGACTTTGATGGGCTTGGGAGGATCCTGTTTGCGAATCAGCCCGGGATAATCGTGAGCCGTTTTCCAGGGGCCAAACTGATTGAGGGGAATGGTGTTGTCTTTCCGGGAGGGATAATCATTGATGCCCCGGAAATCACAGAAACTGCCGACAAAGGAAATGACCTTCTGAAACTGGTCGGTCCGATGCCAGGCTGCGGTGAAGGCACAACTGCCGCCGGATGAGGCACCGCAGATCAAATGGTCTTCCGGCTTCTCGGAAATCCGATACTGCTTGCGCACCAAAGGCAGCATTTCTTCATCCAGAAACGTCGCATATTGCGCGGTGCAGGTATCGTATTCATTACTGCGGTTTCTGACGGGCTGTTTGCCTTTGGATTTGGCGGGAATCACGCCGGGATTGATAAAGACGGCGATGGAGACCGGGATTTTTTTTGCGTGGATCAGGTTGTCGAGCACAATGGTGGCGTTTCCATCGCCATGGCAGTATCCGCCGCCGTCGGTGAATACGATCAGTTTGGCGGGATCACCGGTTTCCGAATACTGTGCGGGCACATAGACCCACCAGTCCCGGACCGTGCCCGGATATTGTTTTGTGCTTTTGAAGGCGGGCATCTGAGTCAGTTTGCCTTGTGGAACTCCTTCCTGACGAATGCTTTCGGGTTTCCATTCGTAGCTTTCAAAGCCAAAGCGACTGAATCGGCCCGCGGGTAAACGGCGGCCATTCACGCTATAGCGATAATGAACGGAAGAAAAATTGGGAAAGCGTTCCACGCGAGCAAAGTAGCCGGAATCTCCCAGTTCGATCATGGGCCACTGGCGATCCTTTTCGGCAAAGATGATCATTTCATCGCCAGGCTTGCCTTTCAAAAACCAGCCTGCGAAGCCGCCGCCATCGTCGGTCTTTTGAATTAAATGACGATGGGTGCCTTGGGTTAAGTCTTTTTCTTTCTGATAGCGTTTCAGGAAATAATCGAGAACCTGTTTCTGATTCGCCTGATTGGCGGGCGCTTTTAACAGCTTAGAGACATCTTCCAGATTTTGGGGTGCTGCTGAGACGGAACTGATGAAGCACAGCAGCATAACTGCCAGAGAAGCCGTTTGAATTGTTGAGCGGCAAACAGAAAATCGCATTCCACGATGCTCCTGAAAATAATTGAAGTAAGTGAGATTAAGTGCTCTATGAAGGACGGCAACCAGGCCGGACTGTAAAGATACACGCTTTAACGAATCTATTACACTACGAGACAGGCCGTTTTGCAATTCACTTACCTGTCGAACCTCAAATCTTCTGATTCGTCTGAGAAATTGGATTCTGTCCGTTTGGATCGACCACGGTTCCAGTTACAATGAAAGCAGAAATTGGCAGGAATTATGCGAGAAAGGTAGTTTTGTGACGATGACGCTCAACCCACATCATGCTGTGTATGTTGGCAGTTTTGACCCACCGACATTGGGGCACTTGGATATTGTGGAGCGTGGAGCTGTGATTTATTCCAAGATCACGGTGGGCATTGGGATCAATCCCGATAAACGACCCCTGTTTTCTCCAGAAGAACGTCAACAGATGCTGCAGGGATTGCTGGCCGCCTTTCCGAATGTCGAAGTCAAATGCTTTCAGGGTCTGGCTGTGAACTTCGTGCAGGAATGTGGCGGCGGCGTCATGCTGCGAGGCCTGCGTACCCTCACCGATGTGGAAGCCGAGTTTACCATGTCTCTGGCAAACAGAACCCTGGCCTCTGAGATTGAAACCGTTTTTCTAATGGCCAGTGAAAAATACACGCATATTTCCAGCTCTCTGATCAAACAGATCGCCCAGCTGGGCGGTGATGTCGCAGAAGAAAAACTCAAAGACTTTGTGCCGAAACAGGTTGTCAGTCCCTTAGTCGAAAAATTTGCTTCCCGAACTTAAAACGAAACTGGTATCTGCTTCATTGGTAGATTGAAAAAAAGGAGAACATACGATGGTAAAAACCGCTTCAACAATGCTGCCTTTAGGAACACAGGCTCCCGACTTTTCATTGCCGAACGTCGATGGCAAAACAGTCTCCCTGAGCGATTTTCAGGATTCCAAAGGTTTGCTGGTCATCTTCATGTGCAACCATTGTCCGTTTGTCATTCATCTGCGCGAAGCTCTGGCGGCGTTTGCTGATGAATACATGGCAAAAGGATTAGGCGTGGTCGGCATCAGTTCGAATGACGTCTCATCACACCCTGATGACAGCCCGGAAAAAATGATTGAGGAAGCCAAAACCGCCGGCTACAACTTCCCCTATCTTTATGATGGAACTCAGGAAGTTGCCAAAGCCTACAAAGCAGCTTGCACTCCTGATTTCTTCCTGTTTGATCAGGAACAGAAACTGGTCTACCGCGGGCAGTTTGACGACAGTCGTCCCGGCAATGATAAACCGGTGACCGGCGCCGATCTCAAAGCAGCCTGCGATGCTGTTGTCGCTGGCGCACCTGTGACGGAAGATCAGAAACCCAGCATCGGCTGTAACATCAAATGGCAGGAAGGCAAAGAACCTGAATATTTCACGGGGCAACCCGCCGTCTAGCACTTTCTGATGCAACGATTACTGGCTCTCTCCACTTAAATGTGGAGAGAGCTTTTTTTGTGCCACGATACCGTTTCCGTTTCTATTTCTGATTGTCGCTTGTAGATGGTTCGTCACCAATTTACAATTTATTAACATTCTTACTAAATGGGATGGGCTCTGAGAATAGGAAATCGCAAGCGTGCGGTGGCTTCTGGTAAAGATCATGATAGAGGGGATTCTCGATGAAAAATCGGATGTTCAAGCAGGTGGGATTGCTGTTCCTGGTGGCTGCATTCTCTGCGTTCTTTGTCGTTACCGCGCATCTGAAATCTGCTGAGAACAAGGAGCAGTCTTCCCCATCACTGGCAGACGCACTGCCTCACCTGGAACCGACGTCTCCAGAAAAAGCATTGAAAACTTTTCGTCTGCAAAACGGATTTCAAATGGAATTACTGGCGGCAGAACCTCTGGTGACCGATCCCGTGGCGATGCAGTATGACGAGAACGGCCTGGCGTATGTCATCGAGATGAATGACTATCCTTATACTGATAAATCCAAGGATGAAGCCTGGGCCGAACAGAAGTCGGCTCCGATTGGCAAAGTACGTGTGCTGGAAGATGTGGACGGTGACGGAACCTTTGATCGCTCGACGATCTTTGCCGACCAGCTTTCCTGGCCCACCGGTCTGGCATTCTGGAAAGGGGGCGTTTACGTTTCTGCGACTCCCGATATCTGGTATTTCAAAGATACGGACGGCGATCACAAGGCAGATATCAAACGCAAAGTTTTCACCGGGTTTCGCAAATACAATGTGCAGGCGGTGATGAATAATCTCAAGTGGGGACTGGACCATCAAATCTATGGAGCAGGGGGCAGTAATGGGGGAAGCATTCAAAGTCCGGCTGCTTCCAAAACCGACCCGATTAATATGGGGCGTCGTGATTTTCGCTTTGATGCGGGCACGGAGACCTTCGAAGTCATTTCGGGCGGTGCGCGATTTGGGAATACGTTTGATGACTGGGGCAACCGCTTCATCTGTAATATTCGCAATCCGCTGATGCAGATTGTTCTGCCGTCAAAATATCTGGTTCGCAATCGCTATTTGCCGGTTGCGTCCGCCATCAATAATGCCGTGGATGCCGGTGATACCATATCTGTATTTCGTGCCAGTCCTCCGGAACCCTGGCGGGTCATCAATGCGAAGCGACTGTCCGCCGATCCCACGTCCCGCTCGCCTCGCAGTGAAAAAAGTGCGACTGGCTTTGTGACGTCTTCAGCGGGCGTGACTATATATCGGGGAACCGCTTATCCCAAAGAATATTATGGCAACGCATTCATTGGAGAGGTCGCGGGTAATTTAGTGATGCGGTATCTGATGACCCCAGATGGCGTGACGTATCAAGCGCATCGGGCACATGAAAAGGTCGAGTTTCTGGCCTCCACCGACAACTGGTTTCGTCCGGTGAATTTTCTGAATGCCCCCGATGGCACACTGCACGTACTCGACATGTATCGAGAAAATATCGAACATCCCTGGTCAATTCCCGATGATATTAAAGCACACCTTGACCTGACCAGCGGCCGGGACCGCGGGCGGATTTATCGAATGGTACCTCCTGAGTACCCGGCCGGTTATCAAAAACCACAGCCGCCGCGATTGGGTTCTGCAGACATTAACACACTGGTCGCGGAACTGGAAAATCCCAACGTCTGGTGGCGGGATACTGCGCATCGTTTGATCTTTGAACGGCAGGATCAGGCCGCGATCCCTTTGCTCAACGCGTTGCTGGAAAGCAGTGAGTCCTCTCTGGCGCGCTTGCATGCACTCTGGTCCTTAGAGGGATTAAATGCACTCAGCGAGGCGAATATACTGCAGGCGCTCAACGATAGCGAACCGGAAATCAGACGCGCCGCTGTCAAGCTTGCCGAACCAAAGCTGAATCAAAGTGAATCGCTGCGAAACCAAGTCCTGACTCTGGCGACGGATGAAGATCCCCGCGTTCGCTTCCAGGCCGCATTCACTCTGGGCGAGATAAAAGATCCACGGGCTGCGAAAGCCTTGTACCAGATTGTCCGCCGCGATTATGGCGACGCCTGGATTCGCACCGCCGTTTTGAGTTCGTTATCAGAGTCAACGGCCGAATTTTTGAAAAGCTTACTGGAAGACGTCGAATTTGCTGCCAGCCCCGATGCCAAGCCCCTATTGAGCCAGCTGGCAAATGTGATTGGCACACGAAAGCAGGTTCCGGAAGTGACTGAAATTCTGGAACTGGCGTTCCGTTATCGGTATCCCGACCAGCAACAGAAGACGGAAGCGGTTCAAGATGAAATCGTGCTGGCGATAGGCCAGGGTTTAAAGCGAGGCGGCCAAACGATTCTGGCATTCGCGAAGGAGGACGAGTCAGGGGCCGCGCAGTTGGTTCGAGACCGCATCGCACGGGCGAAGCAGGTCGCTGCCGACCGAACACAAACCGTGCCAGCCCGTCAACAGGCCATTGAACTTTTGAGCTGCACCGACCTGGCAACAGCCGAAGCGGATTTGCTGCCTTTACTGGCGGCACGCGAGCCGCAGGTGATTCAGGTTTCTGTTGTCGAAGCCTTCACCAGTTTTACCGATACGCAAATCGCGGAACTGTTACTCAAACAATATCCCGCTCTGACGCCGAGTGTGAGAACGGAAATTGTCAATCGTCTGTTAAGGAGACAGAACTGGATCTTACGACTGTTTGCAGCGATCTCCGACCGGACAGTTTCGATCACGCAGATCCCGCAAGTCAGACGGACGATTTTGTTAAAAAGTACAAATCCGGAAATCAAAAAGCAGGCTGCCCGGCTATTTGCTGGCGAGACCCTCGGTCCGCGGCGTGAAATTATTGCGCAATATCAGCCGGCACTTTCTTTCAAGTCGAATCTGGCAGCTGGAAAAAAAGTCTTTAAGCGCGAATGTCTCACCTGCCATAAGCTGGGATCAGAGGGTTCTGAAGTCGGCCCGAATTTAGCGACGATCAAAAACAGAACCGCACCGGAAATTCTGGTGCATGTACTCGATCCGAATAAGGAAGTCTCGCCGAACTATCTGGAGTATGTGGTCGTCACAGAAGACGGGCTGATCGAAACCGGCATCATTGTGAATGAGACGCCTTCCAGTATAACTTTGAAAAAAGCAGAGAATAAACAGATTACGATTCTGCGAGAGAACATCGAAGAGATTCGAAGTTCGGGAAAATCATTGATGCCCGAGGGCTTTGAAAAGAAAATCAAACCCAGGGAAATGGCGGATTTGATCGCCTATCTCATGGCACTGGAAAACTGACGATCATCAATCAGATGATCGAGGGCACATCCGGTTGTTGATGATTTCCCAACCGGGATGACTTATTAGCCGCAGGGCGTTAGCCCCGGTTCCTTCCATATGCAAAGAGGCATTCGAATTCAGAAACGCTACTTGGCACCCGAAAGGGCCTGCGAGACACTCCACACGTACACTCCTCATTTTGATTAAAATGTAGAAATTTTTGACGAATTCTGTGGATCATCTCAATCCATTTTCGTTTTCATAGTAGAGACTCTATCTAAAGGGACGACTCGCTGTCTTGAGTCGTCCGGTTGATCAACTTTTTTGTAGGGCGGGCCTTCGTCAATACAAAAATCAACCACGCGTCTGGTGGCTTCCGTCGATCAGTTCGAAAGAACTGCGCGCAAGCGACTTTACGCTTCAGGAGAACTCATCATGCTATTTCGAAAACCCAATCGTCATCGCAGGGCCGCCCATCACTCATCTCATTTTTCAGCCGTTGAACACCTTGAAGATCGTCAACTTCTGTCGGCGGTGAATTCTCTCTCAACAGACATTATCGATTCGAGTACGGAGTGGAACACCATTACCGAATACGCGTCGATTGACGGGACCGGCAACAACATCGACAACCCGGAACTCGGTAGTGTCGGTACACAACTCATCAGGCTGGCCGAGGCCGATTATGGCGATGGCCTGTCGACTCCAGGAGGCGAAGACCGACCGAGTGCCCGCGAAATCAGTAATGTGATTGCAGCCGTAGATTCATACGAAACCAACGACCGCTATCTGACAGACATCCTCTGGGTCTGGGGACAATTCATCGATCATGACATCACCCTGACCGAAGCCGCTCACGATGAAGACGGCAATCCGCTGGAATCGTTTCCGATCGATGTTCCGACAGGTGACCCATTCTTCGATCCCGATGGTTCCGGGGATGATGTCATTGGTCTGAACCGCTCCGCCTTCGAGTTAGACGAGAACGGAGTGCGACAGCAGATCAATCAGAT
This genomic interval from Gimesia alba contains the following:
- the amrS gene encoding AmmeMemoRadiSam system radical SAM enzyme is translated as MTKKTLPILTPDQSADIEQGLYPGRWWHRDGEKIVCDLCPRACALSENDRGFCFVRQNIGGKMALTTYGRSTGFCVDPIEKKPLNHFYPGSSVLSFGTAGCNLGCKFCQNWDISKSREIERLSARALPEEIAEVAAELGCQSVAFTYNDPIIWSEYAIETSKACHARGVKTVAVTAGYITESARADFFEHIDAANIDLKAFTEEFYYRVTLSHLQPVLDTLRWLKQETDVWFEITNLVIPQANDDSSEFQQMCDWILDNVGDEVPLHFSAFHPDFRMLDHGATPPETLIRAREIALNTGLKYVYTGNVNDAARQSTYCPGCQQTLIERNWYQLGKYALNQNQCRYCGTKIAGHFNDEPGTWGQKRLPVDIQAMLKQLPDTHSQQAEPQKGSSPMQADKTPRDIELTSEHEQKLLQKAAAVVVGTATQTQPEDLRLDELEEMVVNGAFVSLKRQGQLRSCCGNFGQPLPLGQALHQAAVRAAKDDPRFPPISSSELTQLDLEVWLLSELEVVEEQGTDRVNAVTVGLHGLQIRADGRSGLLLPGVPLDHGWNAEEFLNQTCIKAGLPPTAWKDPGTTLLRYQGISCSAKLADMTTKPVKPSSQQILGQREFAQYLQYVQSTIEALMSGQVPQYYCPHVSDANIQGVALLLMKTDTDEELAISKWTLKQSFPMQSTVFSLCQQLVQNISRLNLRPGEFQVKLVLASDPAMHGTVEGVDLTDFDSQNRSLLLIEGQKTGWFFESEQEAAHLIDQAQQAVGIIQPESAQVFSLAVQTAAAQFQIVNRPRAELGPAIRPAGVAGTFYPADSGTLEGLLDDLFHEPGTPERWAAAMVPHAGWMYSGKIAAEVLKRIEFPSTIIVIGPKHTRDGVEWAVAPHRVWQLPNGELESNGELAKTLSEQIPGLERDAAAHRREHAIEVELPLIKRLAPHAQVVGIAIGGGNLKRCEEFAEGLARVIQGLEEPPLLLISSDMNHFATDEENRRLDELALEKMRNMDPDGLLETVQEHHISMCGVLPAVIVMKTLQKMGKLSRVEQVGYATSGDITGDRSRVVGYAGLLLN
- the plsY gene encoding glycerol-3-phosphate 1-O-acyltransferase PlsY, producing the protein MFADYFWFFVAVTSYFAGSVPFGLLTAKIVAGTDIRKVGSGNIGATNVARTLGAKWGILVLLLDALKGLLPVLFIPALFVSPDSPDFDHARVLSGVATILGHMFPIWLGFRGGKGVATSLGVILVLGPWSTLIAVGAFALTFLVTRIVALSSILAAFAFGVAQFVQLGTSAFSQQKWSLAVFSIAVPLLIIVRHWSNVGRILRGEEKKFQFGGRDKAAESPSEIKQDEEA
- a CDS encoding alpha/beta hydrolase, which gives rise to MRFSVCRSTIQTASLAVMLLCFISSVSAAPQNLEDVSKLLKAPANQANQKQVLDYFLKRYQKEKDLTQGTHRHLIQKTDDGGGFAGWFLKGKPGDEMIIFAEKDRQWPMIELGDSGYFARVERFPNFSSVHYRYSVNGRRLPAGRFSRFGFESYEWKPESIRQEGVPQGKLTQMPAFKSTKQYPGTVRDWWVYVPAQYSETGDPAKLIVFTDGGGYCHGDGNATIVLDNLIHAKKIPVSIAVFINPGVIPAKSKGKQPVRNRSNEYDTCTAQYATFLDEEMLPLVRKQYRISEKPEDHLICGASSGGSCAFTAAWHRTDQFQKVISFVGSFCDFRGINDYPSRKDNTIPLNQFGPWKTAHDYPGLIRKQDPPKPIKVFLQDGDNDLDNKLGNWFLNNERMAAALAYSGYDFWFVTGHGMHSSRHGKAVLPDALVWIWNSKADGK
- the coaD gene encoding pantetheine-phosphate adenylyltransferase — its product is MTLNPHHAVYVGSFDPPTLGHLDIVERGAVIYSKITVGIGINPDKRPLFSPEERQQMLQGLLAAFPNVEVKCFQGLAVNFVQECGGGVMLRGLRTLTDVEAEFTMSLANRTLASEIETVFLMASEKYTHISSSLIKQIAQLGGDVAEEKLKDFVPKQVVSPLVEKFASRT
- a CDS encoding thioredoxin family protein, which produces MVKTASTMLPLGTQAPDFSLPNVDGKTVSLSDFQDSKGLLVIFMCNHCPFVIHLREALAAFADEYMAKGLGVVGISSNDVSSHPDDSPEKMIEEAKTAGYNFPYLYDGTQEVAKAYKAACTPDFFLFDQEQKLVYRGQFDDSRPGNDKPVTGADLKAACDAVVAGAPVTEDQKPSIGCNIKWQEGKEPEYFTGQPAV
- a CDS encoding PVC-type heme-binding CxxCH protein, with product MKNRMFKQVGLLFLVAAFSAFFVVTAHLKSAENKEQSSPSLADALPHLEPTSPEKALKTFRLQNGFQMELLAAEPLVTDPVAMQYDENGLAYVIEMNDYPYTDKSKDEAWAEQKSAPIGKVRVLEDVDGDGTFDRSTIFADQLSWPTGLAFWKGGVYVSATPDIWYFKDTDGDHKADIKRKVFTGFRKYNVQAVMNNLKWGLDHQIYGAGGSNGGSIQSPAASKTDPINMGRRDFRFDAGTETFEVISGGARFGNTFDDWGNRFICNIRNPLMQIVLPSKYLVRNRYLPVASAINNAVDAGDTISVFRASPPEPWRVINAKRLSADPTSRSPRSEKSATGFVTSSAGVTIYRGTAYPKEYYGNAFIGEVAGNLVMRYLMTPDGVTYQAHRAHEKVEFLASTDNWFRPVNFLNAPDGTLHVLDMYRENIEHPWSIPDDIKAHLDLTSGRDRGRIYRMVPPEYPAGYQKPQPPRLGSADINTLVAELENPNVWWRDTAHRLIFERQDQAAIPLLNALLESSESSLARLHALWSLEGLNALSEANILQALNDSEPEIRRAAVKLAEPKLNQSESLRNQVLTLATDEDPRVRFQAAFTLGEIKDPRAAKALYQIVRRDYGDAWIRTAVLSSLSESTAEFLKSLLEDVEFAASPDAKPLLSQLANVIGTRKQVPEVTEILELAFRYRYPDQQQKTEAVQDEIVLAIGQGLKRGGQTILAFAKEDESGAAQLVRDRIARAKQVAADRTQTVPARQQAIELLSCTDLATAEADLLPLLAAREPQVIQVSVVEAFTSFTDTQIAELLLKQYPALTPSVRTEIVNRLLRRQNWILRLFAAISDRTVSITQIPQVRRTILLKSTNPEIKKQAARLFAGETLGPRREIIAQYQPALSFKSNLAAGKKVFKRECLTCHKLGSEGSEVGPNLATIKNRTAPEILVHVLDPNKEVSPNYLEYVVVTEDGLIETGIIVNETPSSITLKKAENKQITILRENIEEIRSSGKSLMPEGFEKKIKPREMADLIAYLMALEN